A window of the Acidithiobacillus thiooxidans ATCC 19377 genome harbors these coding sequences:
- the recQ gene encoding DNA helicase RecQ gives MPTITPSLEILRHTFGYEQFRAPQEEVIATLMSGQDALVLMPTGGGKSLCYQIPAISRPGAGVVISPLIALMEDQVNALRQAGVAAAALNSSIQPREIRETEEALRSGQLDLLYIAPERLLQDRTLRLLQQCQVNLFAIDEAHCVSQWGHDFRPEYLQLKVLHERFPAIPRIALTATADPKTRLEIIERLGLQRARIFTRSFDRPNIRYHIHSSSQGARNALLRFIRDHHDGEAGIVYCLSRKRVEEIATWLQAEGLDALPYHAGLSADERRRHQQRFQRDEGVIIVATIAFGMGIDKPNVRFVAHLNLPKSIEAYYQETGRAGRDGLPAEAWMHYGLQDVVQLRQMIQQSEADQQRKQMEGQKLDAMLALCETTQCRRQTLLSYFGETLAQPCGNCDNCLTPPATWDATVAAQKALSAVHRTGQRFGVQYLVDVLLARDDPRIQQWGHHQLRVYGIGKELSANAWRALFRHLLLRGLVEVDSEGHGGLRLSPLSRPILRGEQTLTLRQHDNAQPRKKEKVQEIPASDKALWEDLRQHRRALAQTQGVPPYVIFHDATLMEMLRLRPLSLASLATVPGVGERKLAAYGESFLAILLNHAGRS, from the coding sequence ATGCCCACCATTACGCCCTCTCTCGAAATCCTGCGCCACACATTCGGCTATGAACAGTTTCGAGCCCCTCAAGAGGAAGTCATCGCCACACTCATGAGCGGCCAGGACGCACTGGTGTTGATGCCTACCGGGGGCGGCAAGTCATTGTGTTATCAGATTCCTGCGATCTCCCGTCCTGGTGCTGGTGTAGTCATATCACCACTCATCGCGCTGATGGAAGATCAGGTGAATGCCTTGCGGCAGGCGGGGGTTGCAGCGGCGGCTCTCAATTCCAGCATTCAGCCCCGGGAAATCCGCGAAACCGAAGAAGCCCTGCGCAGCGGCCAACTGGATTTACTGTACATTGCCCCCGAGCGTCTGCTGCAGGATCGTACCCTGCGCCTGCTGCAACAATGTCAGGTCAATCTTTTCGCGATTGATGAGGCCCATTGCGTATCCCAGTGGGGACATGATTTTCGCCCGGAATATTTGCAACTGAAGGTTCTTCACGAACGCTTCCCGGCCATACCGCGCATTGCCCTGACCGCCACCGCAGACCCCAAAACCCGTCTGGAAATCATCGAACGACTGGGACTGCAACGCGCACGCATTTTTACCCGGTCTTTTGATCGTCCCAATATCCGCTACCACATCCACAGCAGCAGCCAGGGTGCGCGCAACGCCCTGCTGCGTTTTATTCGCGACCACCATGATGGTGAAGCAGGCATTGTTTACTGCCTTTCCCGTAAACGCGTCGAAGAAATAGCTACATGGCTTCAGGCTGAAGGATTGGACGCCCTGCCCTATCACGCCGGCCTTTCTGCAGATGAACGGCGTCGCCATCAACAGCGTTTTCAACGCGATGAGGGTGTCATTATTGTAGCAACTATTGCTTTTGGTATGGGTATCGACAAGCCCAATGTGCGTTTTGTGGCCCATCTCAATTTGCCCAAAAGTATCGAAGCCTATTATCAGGAAACCGGTCGGGCGGGGCGTGACGGTTTGCCGGCTGAAGCCTGGATGCATTATGGCCTGCAGGATGTGGTGCAACTGCGGCAGATGATCCAGCAATCTGAAGCCGACCAGCAACGCAAGCAAATGGAAGGCCAAAAACTGGATGCCATGCTCGCTCTTTGTGAAACGACGCAATGCCGGCGCCAGACCCTGCTCAGCTATTTTGGCGAAACCCTCGCCCAGCCCTGCGGAAATTGTGACAACTGCCTGACCCCTCCGGCCACCTGGGATGCCACCGTCGCTGCACAAAAAGCCCTCTCTGCGGTACACCGCACGGGTCAGCGTTTTGGAGTTCAGTATCTGGTCGATGTCTTGCTTGCCCGCGATGATCCCCGTATTCAGCAATGGGGCCATCATCAACTCCGGGTCTATGGCATTGGCAAGGAATTATCTGCCAACGCCTGGCGCGCCTTGTTCCGCCATCTGTTACTCCGGGGCCTGGTTGAAGTAGATAGCGAAGGACATGGTGGCTTGCGTCTGAGTCCGCTGAGTCGTCCCATTTTGCGCGGCGAACAAACTCTCACCCTGCGCCAGCACGACAACGCCCAGCCCCGAAAAAAAGAGAAGGTCCAGGAAATTCCTGCCAGCGACAAAGCACTATGGGAAGATTTACGTCAGCATCGCCGCGCCCTGGCACAAACCCAGGGAGTACCTCCCTACGTGATCTTTCATGATGCGACGCTGATGGAAATGCTGCGCCTGCGCCCCCTGAGCCTGGCCAGTCTCGCCACGGTGCCCGGCGTTGGTGAACGCAAACTCGCCGCTTATGGGGAATCGTTTCTGGCCATATTACTGAATCACGCAGGCCGGTCCTAA
- the cyaY gene encoding iron donor protein CyaY codes for MNEKSFAVAVENTLTELLTRIEERTADVECDLVDSVLTLLLPDGSQIIINRQEAVQQIWLACSDGPARFSAKDDQWLDSQTGENLTTALGRLLSHRLHDHIILD; via the coding sequence ATGAACGAAAAAAGCTTTGCCGTCGCCGTTGAAAACACTCTGACAGAATTGCTGACCCGCATTGAGGAACGCACTGCGGATGTGGAATGTGATCTGGTGGACAGCGTGCTCACCCTGCTCCTGCCAGATGGCAGCCAGATTATCATCAATCGTCAGGAGGCCGTTCAGCAAATCTGGCTGGCCTGCAGTGATGGTCCCGCCCGCTTTTCGGCCAAAGATGATCAATGGCTGGACAGCCAGACGGGAGAAAACCTGACGACCGCCCTGGGCCGGCTACTCAGCCATCGTTTACATGACCACATCATCCTGGACTGA
- a CDS encoding EVE domain-containing protein — MAYWLMKTEPEDFSLDDLKARGQEPWDGIRNYQARNFLRSMQPGDGIFIYHSRVAVPGIVGMAEVVSSARPDPTQFDPHSHYYDSGSSLDKPRWDLVDVAYRRSFRQCISLDSLRNMPEFADSPLVRKGNRLSILPITQSQWQHVLSLVDDGRQ, encoded by the coding sequence ATGGCCTACTGGTTAATGAAAACTGAACCTGAAGACTTTTCTCTGGATGATCTCAAGGCGCGCGGCCAGGAACCCTGGGACGGTATCCGCAATTACCAGGCACGGAATTTTCTGCGCAGCATGCAGCCGGGGGATGGCATTTTTATTTATCATTCCCGGGTCGCGGTGCCGGGTATTGTCGGGATGGCCGAAGTCGTCAGCAGTGCCCGACCCGACCCCACCCAGTTTGATCCGCACAGTCATTATTACGATTCCGGCTCAAGCCTTGATAAACCCCGCTGGGATCTGGTGGACGTTGCCTATCGGCGTAGTTTTAGGCAATGCATTTCCCTGGATAGCCTGCGCAACATGCCGGAATTTGCGGATAGCCCCCTGGTACGCAAAGGCAACCGCCTGTCCATTCTGCCCATCACCCAAAGCCAATGGCAGCATGTGCTAAGCCTTGTTGACGATGGTCGCCAATGA
- a CDS encoding sensor domain-containing diguanylate cyclase, giving the protein MLKTLLLLFLLVGLSLAYRALVKNRKMFREMNAKADLQSALLEVDRLLGDSLTKDISSTMRQMADILAKRLDASLVWIGVQKTIDNAVSVMSLEGSHREVAVSLTIPLDADGSVRKTLDSGCVQRLSLKGDASYKHWPIADDATFHVSLSVPYRSLDGEKGVIVFFLPKSINTVTLSHTLWTRLADDFVVFLERRKNAVSVSRISGYQLAIVDFLKDILEVRELSAAYNLALSVLTTRADALSAWIVAYPDKKQTNTSNLLVASRGQIPEALLRMGLENDSVSWRWLDTVMERVREKERPFVDELRLNSALQTWKNTEPGMKNVAVIGAWPLWDDSGVHAVLFVSSTDPEYFSNNLQIFLHQLTEILHVADQQISNKAEILRRNLLYQALLDEADAVLKMNAEQPLLEEICRRLVGSTLFESAWLTRPAENLSLETLAFVSSVTEDANSLMEQITADLLRDRVLHVWKTGQALFPSEAGSANSAELPVALLPIIRNAKLWSVLVVRCCLVEHLISADVNELLHRVASLLGRGLDEMDLKKQLADEQNRQSWLANHDALTGLNNRRGLDTYFTHAILRAQRNNTLLVILIIDLDDFKPINDNYGHEAGDRLLIKVSEALKSVTRSTDFLVRLGGDEFVILLEGLHKADDLLPVMDNIYKAVVTPFVLEAEIKVSVGCSAGLTLYPEDSANSDGLLRHADEALYVAKRNKQSRPRYWVSYLDILAAEKKD; this is encoded by the coding sequence ATGCTGAAAACACTGTTACTCCTATTTTTATTAGTCGGATTGTCTCTAGCTTATCGTGCGCTGGTTAAAAATCGTAAGATGTTCCGGGAGATGAACGCCAAAGCTGATTTGCAGTCTGCCCTGTTGGAAGTGGATAGGCTTCTGGGTGATTCTTTGACCAAAGACATTTCGTCAACTATGCGACAGATGGCAGACATCCTTGCTAAACGTCTGGATGCTTCTCTGGTCTGGATTGGTGTGCAGAAAACAATAGATAACGCTGTAAGCGTCATGTCTTTGGAGGGATCACATAGAGAGGTCGCTGTTAGCCTGACGATTCCTCTTGATGCAGATGGTTCTGTACGGAAAACATTGGATAGTGGGTGTGTCCAGCGTCTGTCGCTTAAGGGAGATGCTTCCTATAAACATTGGCCAATTGCTGATGATGCCACCTTTCATGTGAGTCTGAGTGTGCCATACCGTAGTCTGGATGGTGAAAAGGGTGTTATTGTTTTTTTTCTGCCAAAATCGATAAATACAGTTACATTAAGTCATACTTTATGGACTCGACTAGCAGATGATTTTGTTGTTTTTCTGGAAAGGCGCAAGAATGCCGTCAGTGTCAGTCGTATTTCAGGATATCAGTTAGCGATTGTCGATTTTCTTAAGGATATTCTTGAGGTTAGGGAATTGTCGGCGGCCTATAACTTGGCCCTTTCCGTGCTCACTACGCGTGCTGATGCCCTCAGTGCCTGGATTGTTGCCTACCCCGATAAGAAACAGACAAACACTTCCAATTTATTAGTGGCTTCTCGAGGGCAGATACCTGAGGCTTTACTCAGGATGGGTTTGGAAAATGACAGTGTAAGCTGGCGATGGTTAGATACGGTCATGGAGCGTGTCCGCGAAAAAGAACGTCCTTTTGTGGATGAGCTGCGTTTAAATTCAGCTTTGCAAACCTGGAAAAATACTGAACCCGGAATGAAAAATGTTGCGGTGATCGGTGCATGGCCTTTGTGGGATGATTCAGGTGTTCATGCAGTTTTGTTTGTCAGTAGCACGGATCCCGAATATTTCAGTAATAATCTCCAGATTTTTCTGCATCAGCTCACAGAAATTTTACATGTTGCCGATCAGCAGATCAGTAACAAGGCAGAAATTCTCCGCCGCAATTTGCTTTATCAGGCATTACTGGATGAGGCCGATGCTGTTCTCAAAATGAATGCAGAACAACCTTTGTTAGAAGAAATATGCAGACGTCTGGTAGGCAGCACCTTGTTTGAGTCGGCCTGGCTGACTCGTCCTGCTGAGAATCTATCTCTGGAGACCTTGGCTTTTGTTTCGTCGGTAACCGAGGATGCTAATAGTTTGATGGAGCAAATTACCGCCGATTTGCTGCGCGATAGGGTGCTGCATGTATGGAAAACCGGACAGGCGCTATTTCCCTCAGAAGCTGGCAGCGCAAATAGTGCGGAGCTCCCGGTTGCGCTCTTGCCGATTATTCGCAACGCTAAGTTGTGGAGTGTTCTGGTGGTGAGATGTTGTCTGGTCGAACATCTCATCAGTGCGGATGTGAACGAGCTCTTGCATAGAGTTGCATCATTGCTGGGTCGCGGTCTGGATGAAATGGACCTGAAAAAGCAACTGGCGGATGAGCAAAATCGGCAAAGTTGGTTAGCCAATCATGACGCATTAACGGGATTGAATAATCGGCGAGGTTTGGATACCTATTTCACCCATGCCATATTGCGGGCGCAGCGCAATAATACCCTGCTAGTTATTTTGATTATTGATTTGGATGATTTTAAACCCATTAATGACAACTATGGTCATGAAGCGGGTGATCGACTACTGATCAAAGTGTCTGAGGCCTTGAAGAGCGTAACGCGTAGTACCGATTTTCTGGTACGCCTCGGGGGGGACGAATTTGTTATTTTACTGGAAGGTTTGCATAAGGCGGATGATCTGCTGCCGGTCATGGATAATATATACAAAGCCGTAGTTACGCCTTTCGTGCTAGAGGCTGAAATTAAGGTATCGGTAGGCTGCAGTGCCGGTCTGACCTTGTATCCTGAAGATTCAGCCAATTCAGACGGTTTGTTGCGCCATGCGGATGAAGCCCTTTATGTTGCCAAACGTAACAAACAAAGCCGCCCCCGGTACTGGGTAAGTTATCTGGATATTCTGGCGGCTGAAAAAAAAGATTAG
- a CDS encoding dynamin family protein, with the protein MALPLLIEHLREYHQWRMRIANAVDQIAKLSVDLEILPSGTMLRMQNLSREIAGDQLRISFFGEFARGKSELINALFFSDLGARLMPSGPGQTTMCPVEITYGLAPPSLQLLPIRSRTLNDSIEKLKKNSGLWTFSPLNPDDLNDCAKLMGQLTETLCVSVQEARSYGLCPQIKELGSNIATTHCASCGEGMVKISRWRYALLQWPHPVLEAGLVILDTPGLNSLGSEADLGLEAARSADALIFVLSADTGVTQSDLAIWEQSLGRHALQNQLVVLNKVDTLWDDLRDPGQESAVVQSQREKTAGQLGLNVDQVIAVSAQKGLLGRIRHDDQLSARSGLKELEEAIAETLIPGRCKSILDSAQRLIKRVVIDQRVLLEEQIKNLGGEIESMERLQAQTGEQLPRLLERQQKLLRSFAGDRDSFVLKEQEFLESANSWLLQALSLEQLDQIVMSARTELLAAWTTVGIYDRFSRFFEETIAQFDNALERANRLSALMLDAYRILEQQYGLPKLDTIPYAILPRRAELLAIADRYERFGKRLEIAASTQGSVVRKAFFSLAQQIEAFVEETRKELRNWVNESLDLMNRQLELFAAQSKEKMAALEAIVDSSTNIQPRIQSLSQQRQGKESNLTMLNETYAALCDLMDIIPDFGLRKNSNEEFSI; encoded by the coding sequence ATGGCCTTACCGTTGCTGATTGAACACCTGAGAGAATATCATCAATGGCGCATGCGTATCGCAAATGCTGTGGATCAAATAGCAAAGCTTTCTGTCGATTTGGAAATTCTTCCTAGTGGTACCATGTTGCGGATGCAGAATCTATCCCGGGAAATCGCCGGAGATCAGCTGCGTATTTCATTTTTTGGTGAGTTTGCGCGGGGTAAATCCGAACTCATTAATGCCCTGTTTTTTTCAGATCTTGGTGCGCGTCTGATGCCCTCTGGTCCCGGGCAGACCACTATGTGTCCGGTTGAAATTACTTATGGCTTGGCGCCGCCTTCGCTTCAATTGTTACCAATACGCAGTAGAACACTCAATGATTCAATAGAAAAATTAAAGAAAAATTCTGGTCTGTGGACTTTTTCTCCATTGAATCCCGATGACCTGAACGATTGTGCAAAGCTTATGGGACAGTTGACAGAAACTCTTTGTGTTTCAGTGCAAGAAGCCCGAAGTTATGGATTATGCCCGCAGATTAAAGAATTGGGTTCGAATATAGCAACAACGCACTGTGCTTCTTGCGGGGAAGGGATGGTGAAGATTTCCCGTTGGCGTTACGCCTTGTTGCAATGGCCGCATCCGGTTCTGGAGGCCGGATTGGTCATCTTGGACACACCGGGTCTTAACTCTTTGGGCAGCGAGGCGGATTTGGGCCTGGAGGCAGCGCGTAGTGCGGATGCTCTGATATTTGTGCTGAGCGCCGATACTGGTGTAACTCAAAGTGATCTCGCAATATGGGAACAATCGCTCGGACGCCATGCCTTACAAAATCAGTTGGTGGTATTGAATAAGGTAGATACGCTATGGGATGACTTACGAGATCCCGGACAGGAGTCTGCAGTTGTTCAATCCCAACGGGAAAAGACTGCAGGGCAGTTAGGTCTAAATGTTGATCAGGTCATAGCCGTTTCTGCTCAGAAAGGCCTATTAGGTCGCATCCGGCATGATGATCAATTGTCTGCCAGAAGTGGACTGAAAGAGCTGGAAGAGGCCATAGCAGAAACGCTTATTCCAGGAAGGTGCAAATCCATTCTTGATAGTGCGCAACGACTGATTAAAAGAGTGGTTATTGATCAGCGGGTGCTTTTGGAGGAGCAAATCAAGAACCTCGGCGGCGAGATTGAAAGTATGGAACGGCTTCAGGCGCAAACTGGCGAGCAGCTGCCGCGATTGCTGGAAAGGCAGCAAAAACTGTTGCGATCATTTGCCGGTGATCGTGATTCTTTTGTCTTGAAAGAACAAGAATTTCTGGAATCGGCCAATTCCTGGTTATTACAGGCGCTTTCTTTGGAACAGCTTGATCAGATTGTCATGTCTGCACGTACCGAGTTGTTGGCTGCCTGGACTACGGTCGGTATTTATGACCGGTTTTCACGGTTTTTTGAAGAAACTATTGCACAATTTGATAATGCTCTGGAACGGGCTAATCGCCTTTCAGCACTCATGTTGGATGCCTATAGAATACTTGAGCAACAGTATGGTTTGCCCAAACTTGACACTATTCCCTATGCTATTTTACCCCGGCGTGCCGAGTTGCTGGCAATAGCTGATCGCTATGAGCGCTTCGGGAAACGTTTGGAAATCGCTGCTTCTACTCAAGGATCTGTAGTTCGCAAAGCCTTTTTCTCTCTCGCCCAGCAAATTGAGGCATTTGTAGAAGAAACCCGAAAAGAGCTGCGCAATTGGGTGAATGAGTCTCTGGATTTGATGAATCGTCAATTAGAGCTTTTTGCTGCTCAGTCGAAAGAGAAAATGGCCGCACTGGAAGCTATTGTAGATTCATCTACCAATATCCAGCCACGTATTCAGTCTCTCAGTCAACAAAGACAAGGTAAGGAATCAAATCTCACAATGTTGAATGAAACTTATGCAGCATTGTGTGATTTGATGGATATAATTCCGGATTTTGGTTTACGGAAAAACTCCAACGAAGAGTTTTCTATATAG
- the lptG gene encoding LPS export ABC transporter permease LptG: MKRADRLLFRGMLAYSSIVLLLLLALVYVAQLIAKASGPGHGIWNMTRLMQYAALQMPEVAYDVIPLALLLGALVWMSILSGHSEVIALRMSGWSLWRLEQPLLLVGLLGTVLMFALGEWVIPVTAPASEAMWANASQPGAGFHNMGNEGLWLRRDKQLIQIGAVGDSGKILQDVRIVSLSPGMVGLKTMTHAASAYYEAGHWVLQNVELTTISPQQLQMRHEQSLLWNIKMPPSTLSSFAHPTRTMTLPTLWRNYQNLQTGVIKMNRFALAFWRRLSYPCVGLIMILLAVPFVTRNPRGGGLAARVMAGLVLGLGFHFLTEMSGYISVSGGISPVMATLFPIVLFVLIAGFLHRIT; this comes from the coding sequence ATGAAACGCGCTGATCGACTGTTGTTTCGTGGCATGCTGGCCTACAGCAGTATTGTATTGCTGTTGTTGTTGGCGCTGGTCTATGTTGCCCAATTGATTGCCAAAGCTTCAGGGCCGGGGCACGGTATCTGGAATATGACGCGACTCATGCAGTACGCGGCTTTGCAAATGCCCGAAGTTGCCTATGATGTTATACCTCTGGCCCTGTTGCTTGGCGCCTTGGTCTGGATGAGTATTCTCAGTGGCCACTCTGAGGTGATTGCCTTGCGCATGTCCGGCTGGTCCCTATGGCGTCTGGAGCAGCCCTTGTTGCTGGTTGGCTTGCTGGGGACGGTTTTGATGTTCGCCCTTGGAGAATGGGTGATTCCTGTTACGGCTCCGGCATCTGAAGCCATGTGGGCCAATGCCAGTCAGCCCGGCGCCGGTTTTCATAATATGGGAAATGAGGGGCTCTGGTTGCGGCGTGATAAGCAACTCATTCAGATTGGTGCAGTGGGTGATTCAGGCAAGATACTGCAGGATGTACGCATCGTCTCACTCAGTCCCGGGATGGTGGGACTGAAGACCATGACCCACGCAGCTTCTGCATATTATGAGGCAGGTCATTGGGTATTGCAGAATGTTGAGTTGACCACGATTTCGCCGCAACAGTTACAGATGCGGCATGAACAAAGCTTGCTCTGGAACATCAAAATGCCGCCTTCTACGCTCAGCAGTTTTGCCCATCCGACGCGCACCATGACCCTGCCCACGCTCTGGCGCAACTACCAGAATCTGCAAACCGGGGTAATTAAAATGAATCGTTTTGCCTTGGCGTTCTGGCGACGCTTGAGTTATCCGTGTGTAGGCCTGATCATGATTCTGTTGGCGGTCCCATTTGTCACCCGCAATCCCCGTGGTGGAGGGCTAGCCGCCAGGGTGATGGCCGGACTGGTGCTCGGGCTGGGGTTTCACTTTTTGACGGAGATGTCTGGATATATCAGTGTGTCTGGAGGGATCAGCCCGGTAATGGCTACGCTGTTTCCCATTGTTCTATTTGTTCTTATCGCCGGTTTTTTGCATCGTATTACTTAA
- the lptF gene encoding LPS export ABC transporter permease LptF yields the protein MTRIHLQIIRNISVTFLLTCLVILAILAIGQLTQLLKQVASGQLPLPVVLQLLGLALPTLLVTVLPLAFFFAVYLVFNNLYRSNEMVAIRSTGTGLTGLLPAVAVVAGVVFCLELGLALIWAPAAQRTLQSESERLANVAAEAMLQPGSFTSLSGGRVIYVGSAIGKNTHRYHEIFLSIAQGAQSDMATAAYGEIKPGDDGALSLVLIDGQRYLGQPGQNGFKVLSFARYRVMLGNSAINGSNQAGGISWTNASLTQLVDHFSGLDRRYAVTELQWRLIWPIALPLLALLAIPLAYSEPRGGGRAAGMLLGVLFLLAINNVLIYIKEHMMAGKMPLFPGFLWVVLGIALIAFYTFLRRSRDLGLLPVLFSQSAHETR from the coding sequence ATGACCCGCATCCATCTGCAGATTATCCGTAATATTTCAGTCACCTTTCTGCTGACCTGTCTGGTCATTTTGGCCATTCTGGCGATTGGTCAATTGACCCAACTACTGAAGCAGGTCGCATCGGGGCAGTTGCCGTTACCGGTTGTCCTGCAATTGTTGGGGCTGGCCCTACCAACACTGCTGGTGACAGTGTTGCCCCTTGCGTTTTTTTTCGCGGTATATCTGGTATTCAACAATTTGTATCGTTCCAATGAAATGGTGGCAATTCGCAGTACAGGCACCGGTTTGACAGGATTATTGCCTGCAGTAGCCGTGGTGGCTGGGGTTGTTTTTTGTCTGGAGCTGGGTTTAGCGTTGATTTGGGCGCCTGCAGCCCAACGCACGCTTCAGTCGGAGTCTGAAAGGCTGGCCAATGTCGCTGCAGAAGCGATGCTGCAGCCCGGCAGTTTCACCTCCTTATCGGGGGGGAGGGTGATTTATGTGGGTTCTGCCATCGGAAAAAATACCCACCGTTACCATGAAATTTTTCTCTCCATCGCCCAAGGTGCACAATCCGATATGGCAACCGCAGCTTATGGGGAAATCAAACCGGGTGATGATGGCGCACTCAGTCTGGTGCTTATTGATGGGCAGCGCTATCTCGGTCAACCCGGACAAAATGGTTTCAAGGTGCTGTCATTTGCGCGTTACCGGGTGATGCTTGGCAATTCTGCTATCAATGGTAGCAACCAGGCTGGCGGAATCAGCTGGACTAATGCATCCTTGACCCAGTTGGTGGATCATTTTTCTGGTCTGGACAGGCGCTATGCGGTGACGGAGCTGCAATGGCGTCTGATATGGCCTATTGCCCTGCCGCTTCTGGCATTGTTAGCTATTCCACTGGCTTACAGCGAGCCGCGCGGTGGTGGTCGAGCCGCCGGAATGTTGCTTGGCGTTCTCTTCCTGCTGGCAATAAATAACGTTCTGATCTATATAAAAGAGCACATGATGGCGGGCAAAATGCCGCTTTTTCCGGGATTTCTCTGGGTAGTGCTGGGCATCGCCTTGATCGCTTTTTATACTTTTCTCCGCCGGAGTCGGGATTTGGGTTTGCTGCCTGTATTGTTCAGTCAGAGTGCGCATGAAACGCGCTGA
- a CDS encoding leucyl aminopeptidase — protein MEIAIHALKPNTDKVDCIVVGVYEHGILSPAATLVDIACDGGLQKFMAMGDFSGQCGETQILYQLPGLATQRVMLLGLGTHGKLKDSKFRKAVQSAGKALQQAQISQVSFYLLETPVARRSPAALSKIVVQAVMDADYQFDHHKEPSEKPRRSLTHLHLNVAGGAEEEAAVKQASAEALATARAVAWAKDLANEPGNICTPTWLAQQAEAMAQRTGIKSTILGPDAMEALDMRLLLGVAQGSRQEPRLIILEYWGGNDEQAPIVFVGKGLTFDAGGISLKPADKMDEMKYDMCGGAAALAAIQAAAELKLPLNIITVVPASENLPDGQATKPGDIHKSMKGLTVEVINTDAEGRLILADALTYVERFEPDVVIDMATLTGACVIALGHQTTAVLGNHEGLVHDLISAGKESMDRAWELPLFEEYHEQLKSPFADLSNVGGRPAGTITAACFLSRFTENYHWAHLDIAGVAWKSGENKSATGRPVPLLVEYLLNRSRQTA, from the coding sequence GTGGAGATAGCCATTCATGCCCTCAAGCCCAATACCGACAAAGTGGATTGCATCGTCGTCGGTGTTTATGAACACGGTATCCTGAGCCCTGCAGCCACCCTGGTGGATATAGCCTGTGACGGCGGCCTGCAGAAATTTATGGCGATGGGAGACTTCAGTGGCCAGTGTGGGGAAACCCAAATTCTCTATCAGCTACCCGGGTTGGCTACCCAGCGCGTGATGCTGCTGGGCTTGGGCACCCATGGCAAGCTTAAGGACAGCAAATTTCGCAAAGCGGTACAAAGTGCCGGCAAAGCCTTGCAGCAGGCGCAAATCAGCCAGGTCAGTTTTTATCTGCTGGAAACACCCGTTGCCCGTCGCTCACCCGCAGCTTTGAGCAAAATTGTAGTGCAGGCAGTCATGGATGCCGATTATCAGTTTGATCATCACAAGGAACCTTCGGAAAAACCCCGGCGCAGCCTGACCCATCTGCATTTAAATGTAGCTGGTGGCGCGGAAGAAGAAGCGGCTGTAAAACAGGCCAGTGCCGAAGCGCTGGCGACCGCACGGGCAGTCGCCTGGGCGAAAGATCTGGCCAATGAACCCGGCAATATCTGTACCCCCACCTGGCTGGCACAACAGGCCGAAGCCATGGCGCAACGAACCGGAATCAAAAGCACCATTCTCGGTCCAGATGCCATGGAAGCACTGGATATGCGCTTATTACTGGGTGTTGCTCAGGGATCCCGTCAGGAACCACGCCTGATTATTCTGGAATACTGGGGAGGAAACGATGAACAGGCCCCCATTGTTTTTGTAGGCAAGGGCCTGACTTTTGACGCAGGTGGCATTTCTCTGAAGCCTGCTGACAAAATGGATGAAATGAAATATGACATGTGTGGAGGTGCTGCAGCTCTTGCTGCTATCCAGGCGGCTGCCGAACTGAAACTGCCTTTGAACATCATCACGGTAGTGCCTGCGTCTGAAAACCTGCCTGACGGCCAGGCCACGAAACCCGGTGATATTCACAAGAGCATGAAAGGGCTGACGGTAGAGGTCATTAATACAGATGCTGAAGGTCGCCTGATTCTCGCTGATGCCCTCACCTACGTTGAACGCTTCGAACCTGATGTCGTCATTGACATGGCCACCCTGACCGGAGCCTGTGTTATTGCCCTGGGGCACCAAACCACCGCTGTGTTGGGTAACCACGAAGGGCTGGTTCATGATCTGATCAGCGCTGGCAAGGAAAGTATGGACCGCGCCTGGGAATTACCTCTTTTTGAAGAATACCACGAACAGCTGAAGAGCCCTTTTGCGGATCTTTCCAACGTCGGTGGTCGTCCGGCCGGAACCATTACTGCCGCCTGCTTTTTGTCGCGCTTCACGGAAAACTATCATTGGGCACACCTGGATATTGCGGGCGTAGCCTGGAAAAGCGGCGAAAATAAAAGTGCCACCGGGCGCCCCGTCCCTTTGCTGGTCGAATATCTTCTCAACCGATCCCGTCAAACTGCCTGA